A DNA window from Strix aluco isolate bStrAlu1 chromosome 6, bStrAlu1.hap1, whole genome shotgun sequence contains the following coding sequences:
- the NEUROD1 gene encoding neurogenic differentiation factor 1, translating into MTKSYSESGLMGEPQPQGPPSWADECLSSQDEEHEADKKEEDLEGLHAEAEEDSLRNGEEEDEEDDLDEEEEEEEEEEDDDQKPKRRGPKKKKMTKARMERFKLRRMKANARERNRMHGLNAALDNLRKVVPCYSKTQKLSKIETLRLAKNYIWALSEILRSGKSPDLVSFVQTLCKGLSQPTTNLVAGCLQLNPRTFLPEQSQEVPPHVAAAAAAGGPFPAAPYPYQSPGLPSPPYGTMDSSHLFHLKPPHAYGAALEPFFESGLAEGASPAFDGPLSPPLSVNGNFSFKHEPAADFDKSYAFTMHYPAAAAAALAAAPAHAAIFPAAASRCELPVDGLAPYEGHPHHERVLSAQLNAIFHD; encoded by the coding sequence ATGACCAAGTCGTACAGCGAGAGCGGGCTGATGGGCGAGCCCCAGCCGCAGGGCCCCCCGAGCTGGGCGGACGAGTGCCTCAGCTCCCAGGACGAGGAGCACGAGGCGGACAAGAAGGAGGAGGACCTGGAGGGTCTGCACGCCGAGGCCGAGGAGGACTCGCTGCGGAACGgcgaggaggaggacgaggaggacgaCCTGgacgaagaggaggaggaagaggaggaggaggaggacgacgacCAGAAGCCCAAGAGGCGGGGGCCCAAGAAGAAGAAGATGACCAAGGCGCGCATGGAGCGGTTCAAGCTGCGGCGCATGAAGGCCAACGCCCGGGAGCGCAACCGCATGCACGGCCTGAACGCGGCCCTGGACAACCTGCGGAAGGTGGTGCCCTGCTACTCCAAGACGCAGAAGCTCTCCAAGATCGAGACCCTGCGCCTGGCCAAGAACTACATCTGGGCGCTCTCCGAGATCCTGCGCTCGGGCAAGAGCCCCGACCTGGTCTCCTTCGTGCAGACCCTCTGCAAGGGCCTGTCGCAGCCCACCACCAACCTGGTGGCCGGCTGCCTGCAGCTCAACCCGCGGACTTTCCTGCCGGAGCAGAGCCAGGAGGTGCCGCCCcacgtggcggcggcggcggcggcgggcgggccctTCCCGGCCGCCCCCTACCCCTACCAGTcgccggggctgcccagcccgCCCTACGGCACCATGGACAGCTCCCACCTCTTCCACCTCAAGCCGCCGCACGCCTACGGCGCCGCGCTCGAGCCCTTCTTCGAGAGCGGCCTGGCGGAGGGCGCCAGCCCCGCCTTCGACGGGCCGCTCAGCCCGCCCCTCAGCGTCAACGGCAACTTCTCCTTCAAGCACGAGCCGGCCGCCGACTTCGACAAGAGCTACGCCTTCACCATGCActaccccgccgccgccgccgccgcgctggccGCCGCGCCCGCCCACGCCGCCATCttcccggccgccgcctcccgctgcGAGCTCCCGGTCGACGGCCTGGCGCCCTACGAGGGCCACCCCCACCACGAGCGGGTCCTCAGCGCCCAGCTCAACGCCATCTTCCACGACtga